From one Lycium ferocissimum isolate CSIRO_LF1 chromosome 5, AGI_CSIRO_Lferr_CH_V1, whole genome shotgun sequence genomic stretch:
- the LOC132057336 gene encoding heavy metal-associated isoprenylated plant protein 6-like isoform X1, giving the protein MGEKKEETKAEVAEKKNDAIILKLDLHCQGCAKKVKRSIRHLEGVEEVKADCESGKLTVKGNVDPTWLKDKVATKTKKKVDLLSPQPKKEEKKPDDKKQDEKKVEEKKPEEKKPKEPQASSVVLKIRLHCDGCAHKIKRIIKKIDGVDEVKVDSEKDLVTVKGTMDLKELLPYLKDKLKRNVEIVPPKKDDGGGEKKAKEGGGGGEKKAKEGGGNGGGEKKEKEGGGGGGDGEKKEKASSDEKKEGESKGEGSKSVETKAEVNKLEYNGYNAQTHYAMPMYNQSYMNQDYGIMYDPGYNANTGYVMDYAHHQPSYVPPSPPTTYLHNEPHMFSDENPNGCYIM; this is encoded by the exons ATGGGTGAG aaaaaagaagaaactaaagCAGAGGTAGCAGAGAAGAAGAATGATGCCATAATCTTAAAACTTGATTTGCATTGTCAAGGATGTGCTAAAAAAGTCAAACGTTCAATTCGCCATTTAGAAG GTGTGGAAGAGGTAAAGGCAGATTGTGAAAGTGGAAAATTGACAGTGAAAGGAAACGTGGATCCTACATGGCTCAAGGACAAAGTGGCTACCAAAACCAAGAAGAAAGTGGACCTCCTCTCCCCTCAGCctaaaaaggaagagaaaaagccAGATGATAAAAAGCAAGATGAGAAAAAAGTGGAAGAGAAAAAACCAGAAGAAAAGAAGCCTAAAGAG CCACAAGCAAGCTCAGTGGTGTTGAAGATTCGGTTGCACTGTGACGGATGCGCACACAAAATAAAGAGAATTATAAAGAAGATTGATG GGGTAGATGAAGTCAAAGTTGATTCAGAAAAAGATTTGGTCACGGTAAAAGGAACAATGGACTTAAAGGAATTACTTCCATACTTGAAAGATAAATTGAAACGAAATGTTGAAATTGTTCCACCAAAGAAAGATGATGGAGGAGGTGAAAAGAAAGCCAAAgaaggtggtggtggtggtgagaAGAAAGCGAAAGAAGGCGGCGGCAATGGTGGTggagagaagaaagagaaagaaggcgGTGGTGGCGGCGGTGAcggagaaaagaaagagaaagcaaGCAGTGATGAGAAGAAAGAAGGTGAATCAAAAGGTGAAGGAAGCAAAAGTGTAGAGACAAAGGCTGAAGTGAACAAACTAGAATATAATGGTTACAATGCACAAACTCATTATGCAATGCCCATGTACAACCAAAGTTACATGAATCAAGATTATGGCATAATGTACGATCCTGGTTATAACGCTAATACGGGCTATGTCATGGATTACGCCCACCACCAACCATCATATGTACCACCATCTCCTCCAACGACATATTTGCACAACGAACCTCACATGTTCAGTGATGAAAATCCTAATGGTTGCTATATCATGTGA
- the LOC132057336 gene encoding heavy metal-associated isoprenylated plant protein 6-like isoform X2 — MGEKKEETKAEVAEKKNDAIILKLDLHCQGCAKKVKRSIRHLEGVEEVKADCESGKLTVKGNVDPTWLKDKVATKTKKKVDLLSPQPKKEEKKPDDKKQDEKKVEEKKPEEKKPKEPQASSVVLKIRLHCDGCAHKIKRIIKKIDGVDEVKVDSEKDLVTVKGTMDLKELLPYLKDKLKRNVEIVPPKKDDGGGEKKAKEGGGGGEKKAKEGGGNEKKEKASSDEKKEGESKGEGSKSVETKAEVNKLEYNGYNAQTHYAMPMYNQSYMNQDYGIMYDPGYNANTGYVMDYAHHQPSYVPPSPPTTYLHNEPHMFSDENPNGCYIM; from the exons ATGGGTGAG aaaaaagaagaaactaaagCAGAGGTAGCAGAGAAGAAGAATGATGCCATAATCTTAAAACTTGATTTGCATTGTCAAGGATGTGCTAAAAAAGTCAAACGTTCAATTCGCCATTTAGAAG GTGTGGAAGAGGTAAAGGCAGATTGTGAAAGTGGAAAATTGACAGTGAAAGGAAACGTGGATCCTACATGGCTCAAGGACAAAGTGGCTACCAAAACCAAGAAGAAAGTGGACCTCCTCTCCCCTCAGCctaaaaaggaagagaaaaagccAGATGATAAAAAGCAAGATGAGAAAAAAGTGGAAGAGAAAAAACCAGAAGAAAAGAAGCCTAAAGAG CCACAAGCAAGCTCAGTGGTGTTGAAGATTCGGTTGCACTGTGACGGATGCGCACACAAAATAAAGAGAATTATAAAGAAGATTGATG GGGTAGATGAAGTCAAAGTTGATTCAGAAAAAGATTTGGTCACGGTAAAAGGAACAATGGACTTAAAGGAATTACTTCCATACTTGAAAGATAAATTGAAACGAAATGTTGAAATTGTTCCACCAAAGAAAGATGATGGAGGAGGTGAAAAGAAAGCCAAAgaaggtggtggtggtggtgagaAGAAAGCGAAAGAAGGCGGCGGCAATG aaaagaaagagaaagcaaGCAGTGATGAGAAGAAAGAAGGTGAATCAAAAGGTGAAGGAAGCAAAAGTGTAGAGACAAAGGCTGAAGTGAACAAACTAGAATATAATGGTTACAATGCACAAACTCATTATGCAATGCCCATGTACAACCAAAGTTACATGAATCAAGATTATGGCATAATGTACGATCCTGGTTATAACGCTAATACGGGCTATGTCATGGATTACGCCCACCACCAACCATCATATGTACCACCATCTCCTCCAACGACATATTTGCACAACGAACCTCACATGTTCAGTGATGAAAATCCTAATGGTTGCTATATCATGTGA